The DNA window CACTGATATCATCATCGACCGCCCTGTTAGTTTATCAATACAGGTTCAGAGGAAAGAATTGAAAGCTACACTTCAAGAATTAATAACGCCTTCCTTTTATTCTTCAATCTGGCAGGAGAACTGCCCGTATTATATTAAGAAATAACGCCAACCTTATAGGAAGAAATGAACTAAAAGGATCTTAACCAAGGTAAATTCATTTTATGACTAGTTCTATAAAGAAAAGTcatgacaaagtaccgagagacgtcatgtggtgggccttggaaaaacacaaagtcccaactaagtatattaccctcatcaaggatatgtataaggatgcgatgacttgtgttcgaacatgtgatggcgataccagtgacttccaaattaaaataggactacatcaggggtcagcattgagcccttatctatttgctttggtgatggatgaggtcacaagggacatacagggtgatatcccttggtgtatgctctttgctgatgatgtggtgctagttgacgagagtagggcaggggttaatacgAAGCTGGAGCTGTgaagacacacgttagagtcgagggggttcagactgagtaggaccaagaccgagtatatgatgtgcgactttagcccgactaggcatgaggatggggatgTTAGCCTcaaaggtcaagtggtggccaagaaggatacttttcggtatctaggatcaatgtttcagaaagatggagacattgatgaagatgttaggcatagaatttcagccggttggttgaagtggcggcaggcttctggcgtcctctgtgacaagaaggtgccacagaggctaaaaggtaagttctataggacggcgattcgcccggcgatgttatacggtgctgaatgttggcctacaaaaaggcgacatgtccagcaactgagtgtagtaGAGATGCGTacgctgcgttggttctgcgggcatacaagaagggatagagtccggaacggagagattcgagatagggtcggggtggcacctatcgaggagaagttgattcaacatcggttgagatgatttggacatgtacaacggaggcctcccgaggcgctggtgcgtagtggagttttaaaacGGGGCGATAATATaaggagaggtagaggtagacctaaactaacttgggacgagacggtcaagagagaccttaaggagtggaatatcgctaaggaattagctatggataggagcgcttggagattagcaattaacgtacctgaaccgtgacctttgttactttttgtttaacctctaactcttcctttggcttgtaccctttttgtgtttcttattcttattttctgtgggtttcatctctagcctaccccaacttgcttgggacaaaaggctaagtagttgttgttgttgttgttgttgttctaTAAAGAAAAGCTGAATGATAAACATTTGTTATTAAGTTTATAACTAGATTTATAAGCTATCTTGTATAAACTGCTCAGTACACCAACTTGATTCAGTTCCTACCTCTAATTTGTTTCAAACCTCTCAGCATTTAAGATTAGTCCCTACTGTATAGCTGGAGTGCTAAGTGAAGCTTATGCCATGCCAAAAGgaaaaacaaacaaacaaattaTAGACAAAGCTGCGAAAGTACCTTGTGGATACTTGCCTCCAATGATGGGAGCAAGTAAGGATGATATTGAGTCAATGATAAGCAAACAAACTTTGCTACCACCATTGTTTACCTATTAAGCATGTGCCATTTGAGAGGTACTAACATGAAATCTGAAGTCATATTGAAGACTTTGTTCAACTTGCCTTGTCATTAAGCAGAGAGACTTCAAGTTGATGTAGTACTTCAAACAAAGCAAATATATCAAAAACAGACTCACAGATGATGCTTCTCATGACACTCTTGAGCCTTGCATCCTTTGGCTGCAATTCAAAACCTAGTAACTATAGATCATAAGCTATATATACAACACATGGTAAAGCTTTTGGTAACTAACTGCAAGAACAACTTTCTACCTACATCATAAGAGTGGAAAACCCACAGGATGACAAAAGGAAAGAGCAGGGAAGAAATATGGTTGATTAGCTACCTCTTTGACCAAATAGGTCAGAGATTCCATAAATTATTGTAGCAACGCGACTAGGAGAGAAGGAGTTACTAGTATCCAAGTACATAACCACCCCCATCTGCTTGGCTGCAATATTTGAAGCACAATGTAGACAGACCTGCAATGATGTACATGGAATGGACAATAGCATACTTATTTCCAAGACAATCATGCCAAGTGGTAACCATAACTCCATAGGTATCTTGAGTATAGAAACGACAACTTATTTTCTCACCTGTGTTTTACCCGAAGATGACGGTCCAGTAATCTCTGTTAGCTGACCTTGGCGCAGACCACCTCCAAGTAGTGTGTCAATGCTAGCATCAAAGGGCCATATAAATCAATATAGAGCCCAATCACCAAATAGAGCAATGCAACTTTGTTTCATTCGATCAATAAACTATCCTGACAGGGATCTAAAATGGTAAGTGATGAATAGAGAGCACGATTATGTTTAAGATAGGAGTACCCTTCAAGTCCAGTAGGGAGGAAATGCTTTTTTTCGGTGACGTCCTTGAGCAATTCCATCCCATTCCAAAATCGCCCACACCAATCTTCGGTGGAAGGCTGATCTTGATTCATCATCTTACTATCCTGTATACTATCATATCATCCTCTGAGATGTGTAAGGTCCAGATAGTCTATCCAGGACAAATGCCATGGATAGAATAGGATCAAATAGAGGCACATCAGCACATGGTGATTCGGTGGTATGAAGGTCCCTCACTACCCTAAGTTTTTTGAAAAACTCTCACTACCCTAATGACTATGTGCCCTCTCCTCTGTTGGCTGGCAGTTGCCGCCTTTCATGGTTACTTACGACCTGGCTATGCGATTTGAGATGAATGTTCCGTTACTGTATCTGTTAATATTCAGGAGAACAGCATTCACATGTAAATGTAACCATCGATTCTTCTCCCCCAAACCTTAAGGCGAATCACCGCCCCCAAATGTAAAACGAATTGGCCGACCCAATCCTCTGCTGAATAACTTCTACGAAATATAGCCACAGGTGCGCGCAATGTCATGTATAGCGTGCAACGTCATGTGCAGCGCGTAGAATAAGCAGGACCCGAAGTAGAAGAATGCGGACCTCTTGATCTTGTGGTGCGTTGCGGCGCTTGAGGCCGCAGCCGGATGTGGTGGCTCCTCCTCCGCTTCTGCCACGAGTCGCCGacatcgccgccgcccgccgggcaGTTGCTGCCTTGCCGCTTGCCACTTAGGTTTGTGCTAGCGTGAGCCACGCTTTCGTTATTTGA is part of the Panicum hallii strain FIL2 chromosome 2, PHallii_v3.1, whole genome shotgun sequence genome and encodes:
- the LOC112882361 gene encoding DNA repair protein RAD51 homolog 4 isoform X3, whose protein sequence is MSATRGRSGGGATTSGCGLKRRNAPQDQEDSKMMNQDQPSTEDWCGRFWNGMELLKDVTEKKHFLPTGLEGIDTLLGGGLRQGQLTEITGPSSSGKTQVCLHCASNIAAKQMGVVMYLDTSNSFSPSRVATIIYGISDLFGQRGFELQPKDARLKSVMRSIICESVFDIFALFEVLHQLEVSLLNDKVNNGGSKVCLLIIDSISSLLAPIIGGKYPQGNQSYGFCWQWSCQACSWRELESCSTCPPDVVS
- the LOC112882361 gene encoding DNA repair protein RAD51 homolog 4 isoform X2, producing MMNQDQPSTEDWCGRFWNGMELLKDVTEKKHFLPTGLEGIDTLLGGGLRQGQLTEITGPSSSGKTQVCLHCASNIAAKQMGVVMYLDTSNSFSPSRVATIIYGISDLFGQRGFELQPKDARLKSVMRSIICESVFDIFALFEVLHQLEVSLLNDKVNNGGSKVCLLIIDSISSLLAPIIGGKYPQGRSMMISVAVILKKLADEHNLSVLVTNHMVSAGNGAVKPALGESWKAVPHVRLMLSRECQNNICTATVLKHTLMASGRTAKFAAPS
- the LOC112882361 gene encoding DNA repair protein RAD51 homolog 4 isoform X1 is translated as MSATRGRSGGGATTSGCGLKRRNAPQDQEDSKMMNQDQPSTEDWCGRFWNGMELLKDVTEKKHFLPTGLEGIDTLLGGGLRQGQLTEITGPSSSGKTQVCLHCASNIAAKQMGVVMYLDTSNSFSPSRVATIIYGISDLFGQRGFELQPKDARLKSVMRSIICESVFDIFALFEVLHQLEVSLLNDKVNNGGSKVCLLIIDSISSLLAPIIGGKYPQGRSMMISVAVILKKLADEHNLSVLVTNHMVSAGNGAVKPALGESWKAVPHVRLMLSRECQNNICTATVLKHTLMASGRTAKFAAPS